Within Nematostella vectensis chromosome 1, jaNemVect1.1, whole genome shotgun sequence, the genomic segment AAACATCCACATACCAAAACAGTATTTTCGTAATATGATATGAGTATCCTTATTCGCCTGGCTATGCTTAGGTAAATTCTTATACAAGTCAAGAATAAAGCAAAAGTGACTAAGCAAAACTGTACCTTTCGCTTTTACTACATCTAGCAACATTTTCTTCGCTTTCTCCTTGTCGACACCATCTGGATTAACTAGAACAAACCTCAGTTGAGCTAACTCTAGATTAGGATTCTTAGGAAGGCCTTCTTCCTCTAGATTTTCGATCGGCATCGTgatcttttatttctttttctttcgcCGGTCTGAAATACTATGGAACCAGGCAAATTATCAGGCTCGGTTACCCTAGCATGCGCCTGCGGTACGGTTTCAAAAGATGGGTACTTTATGTACGATATTCTATATGGTCTAGAAATATATCTCTTTTTTCCCCGTTTTTTTAGAACATAtaaaaagtattgaataaCTGTTTCTTACAGTCTCCTAAACATGTTTTATGAGCTCAGCTCTAAAATACCTCGTTAGCTTCACGATTCAACTTTTAaaaaggtttaaaaaaatctcgtccccagggtcttctgggtaatttcaTGGTCTCTTGCGAAGGCTCAGTCGCTCAGCCTTGTCTCGTCCTTAGGgacttctgggtaattttaaGAATCACCTTCAAaatttttcttgttcaaaACACCTAAGGGCGTGTCCGCGACAGGACCATGCAAAGGCGGTACAtgctcctcccctccccccccccccccccccccgctgaTCTTGATGAGATATGGCCAGTTTAAGTGCTCCCTAGAGGCTGGTATCTTACTTAAACCTCGATCGGTTTAAAGTTTGAATCAATAAGGTGGAAGTTAGACCACCCCACCTGGTTTTGGGCCTAAAATGGCCTTAATGCTACATTTCCCGCTGCTCTCAAGCATACGCGTTTTATTGACGGGCTTTATTGgggaaggcgcttattcgagggaggcgcttattcgagggaggcgcttattcgagggaggcgcttattcgagggaggcgcttattcgagggaggcgcttattcgagggaggcgcttattcgagggaggcgcttattcgagggaggcgcttattcgagggaggcgcttattcgagggaGGGGCTTATTCGAGTAAATACGTCATGCTCGAGAAGCACGCAATCAAGTTGCACGCTGACTGTGAAAAGGGAAGCACTGGGCTCATAAATGTCAATGCAAgaacaaaataaaagcatGCTTATTTTTTAGGTTGGTTATCAATATTTCGTTTAATTCATCTTTCAACGGGAACAGCGCGGATCCAGAAACAAATTCTGACCtatttaacggttgaggttttcgtCGGCAAAACGAATCTTTCAGAGGAGACAAAAtttattagaatccgcgctatttggCTATTAAATAGGCCATCGCTCTacattatcaatcacatcctcaaagaaacttccaatagacttactgcttttataattttgaaatatatttcgtgttttccgtAAAAATAATCGGAGATTTTTACATAATCTacaggaagtaaactggtgataatgcagctttaataacggttgaggtttccgtgtGCCTTCCGGAAGtagactggtgacaatgcgtaAATAGTTGTTGTAAATAGGTCAAGATCCGCGCCTGGGGTTAGGGAATGCACAAACATGACATCAATTGTTTTACAATTTGTTTTGTTCGTGGCTTACATATACAAAGATTGCTGAAATCCACTTTAAACGATAAAAGATCATTCGGTATAACCTTCGACTCTCTCTTATCCTCttgcatttttctttttttcttttacactTCGTATTATCCGAGGTGATCATCAAAGGGCGTTAATCCAATCCAAGTTCTTGAGCAAAACCATGGTTCTGTGTTCCTGATAAATTATCTTTGATGTCACTTGCGACGATGCGACTCAATAACCAGTAAGTCTTCATTAGACCCTTTCCCTGATAAGCAAGATTTTCATCAGCATTTCAACCTGACATGACCGTCATCAAAGTTAATCATACCCGTTTGCACTTCTTGCAAAGTGGGGTTCAGTGGGGTTCAGGTCGCGGTCCGGGACAGAGGGGAAGAGtgggaagagggggggggggatgttgGGCCAAAGGGTGGACGGATGGACATGTGAAGAGAACAACCGCGACTAAATCTCTCGCTACCAAAAATACGTCGTTTTACAATCGATAATCAGAATCGCGTAAGTCCTAAAACAACGTTCTTGAGCCTTCcataatctaaaaaaaaaaacaaatttaatttCAAATCCGAAGTAAATCCATCGTTTAAAGTTGAACAGTGTCTACTCCTTGTAACCTCTCAAGTTGTAATCTAACAATATGGTTGCTTTTTACCTTCACTTCGATTGTATCGCGAAATACCatattaaagttgttgcaTTGTGTCAGCAAATCGTAAGTGCTTTCGCAGATGTGAACTTTTTGAGCTagaaagtacaaaaaaataacagcagTAAATcgaaaaacattaaaaaaaacaggtgaCTTGCACTGAACTTGTTAGGAACTCTCAAGGCAAAGTCGTACAAGCCCTATTGGGCAGGTTCCCCGTCTACTCACGCATCCCGGTGGATTCCATTCTTGAAGCTGTGTTGACGGTGTCCCCAAATAATCAGTACCGAGGCATTTTGTACCCCACCACGCCCGCCACACAAAGTCCTACAATGAAACAAAATCGAGATGTTTACTCCCTTTGGCCGCCCCTAACTCCTTATGGTCCTTCACAAATGTAAGAAGGGCAAGGAGCGAAATACTCCACCAAAACAAACCAGACACCACCCCTACCTTGATACAGTCAGCCCCCCACTAGGCATGTGTAGATTGTGCTGggcaacttttgagcaacttttGGCGTTTTGAGCAACTTTTCGTAGGACCAGCCACCTAGAGCAACTTTTGCCTCCCTTggcaacttttgagcaacaaatTGGTATAAAATCGATCTAAAGCATCAAAAAGTTCGTTATTtcatcaaaaaaaaaatatcaaagtaGCTTTTACTAAAACGGCTCCCAAATGGTCCTGGACAGTCCTTACTCATTTTACGTGTGCCCACAAAATCTGGACAGCGGCTAAATTTATACCGGGCGCTTGTACGTGATTAAAAACATTCAAACTTTCAACGGGTGGCGGCACAAGGTGAGAACAATTTTGTTGGCTTTAGTGAAGTGGTATTTAGACCAATCTCGTCCGCGTGCTTGGTCCCATTTCGCAGTGGAAGCCCGCTGACCACCATGTAGGCGTCTCAAATCGTTTCTACCTTGTAGACGTCGTACTTGTCAATATGATTGTCATATATGCTGCAACGACATCCCAAACAGATAAGAGGGGCTGGTCCAAAATCGGTATATCGATACATAGCGAAACAAATACTTAAGATAACGCGATGTTTTGGAGAAATAAAATCAGACGCGAAAAAGGGAGATTAATGAAATTTCACGAACATAGAGGGAAGTCTAACCGACAGACAAAGTTAACATCATGGGGTTAGTGAGGTCATGTGTCAAGCCTTGGTGAGTACTTTATAACAAAATCACGTTACACTTACCTGTATACATCGTTCAACATCTGGATAACTGACATGGACGACATCATGGCGCACATGTTGGTGAAGTTAACGATATCGCAGAAGAAGACGGTAACGTTGTCAAAATACTCAGAGGGTACTTTCTTACCGAGTTTCAAAGTCTCTGCCACGGTGCGCGGAAACATCGCGGATAAAAGCTCATCAGTGCGCTATGATAAAAGGACATAGCATTCGGAATAAGACCCAGTGTAATGTAAATCCAGAGCAATTCAGCCTATGGTTGCAATTCTGGATAAAGTCGCCCCAGCTTCCATTCCTAAGATTAACTTAAGGTGACGGTGAAAGTAAGGATAAAGATGAAGGTAAAGGTAAAAGTAAAGTTGAAAGCGGCACTGTCGAAAGATATCGGTTCGAAGGGAGTATTCAGTCTTTTTAGGTAAATTGGTATTACTCACTAATATAGTTAGtaagtttttttgtgtgtcGGGTTTAATTGCATAGGTAAATGAGTTTAATGTTCACAACTTCACGAGTATTAGTTCTTCTACCTATATATCTCTTTATCTCGGATTCTCTTTGCAGTTATTTTTGATGAGCTGCTAACCTCTGCCTATTCCCCGTGTCAGTCACAGTCAGGACCTTGAAATAGGGGAGTGAGGGAAGTGTAATTTACAAGGACAGCGATAAAAAGCTCCGAAACGTAAAACAACGGAATGCTGAAAGGTGAAGGTGAAGGCAAAAGTAAAGGTAGAGGTGAAGGTGGAGGTTTAGGTGAAGTTTAAGTTAAATTGAAGTTTAAAGCCAGTCGATCCGATTTGCGTGCGCGTGGTTTTGTAGGCTATAAAAAGCCCATGCATGTGAATTAAATCCGTTTGACATTTCTACGATATCAAACAATGCTGGGtaagttatatttttcaaaacaaaaacaaaacaactgtAACGGACTTTAAGGTGGGGTGTTGATAAAGGTGAAAGTGAAGGTAAAGGTGAATGTTAAGGTTAAGGTGAAAGTGAAGGTAAAGGTGAAAGTGAAGGTAAAGGTGAAAGTGAAGGTAAAGGTGAGAGTAAAGATTAGGTGAAAGTGGaggtgaaggtgaaggtgtAAGTGAAGTTGAAAGGTAAGGTTAAGATGAAAgtgaaggtgaaggtaaaAGTAAAGATAAAGGTGAAAGTGAAGGTGGAGGTGAAGGTAAAGGTAAAGGTAAAAGTAAAGATAAAGGTGAATgtgaaggtgaaggtgaaAGTTAAGGTTAAGGTGAAAGTGAAGGTAAAGGTAAAGGTAAAAGTAAAGATGAAGGTGAAAGTGAAGGTGGAGGTGGAGGTGAAGGTAAAGGTAAAAGTAAAGATGAAGGTGAATATGAAGGTGAACGTGAAAGTTAAGGTTTAAGGTGAAAGTGAAGTTGAAGGTAAAGGTGAAAGTAAAAGTATAAAGGTGTAGGTGAAGGTAAAAGTAAAGGAGAAGGCAAAAGTTAAGGTGAAGGCAaaagtaaaagtaaaaaagatAAAGGTAAAGTTAAAAGTAAATGTGAAGGTTGAGGTAAAAGTAAATTTAAAATTAATGGTAAAGGTGGAGGTAAAGGTAAAGGTGAAGCTGAGGTGaaagtgatggtgatagtgaagGTAAAGGTGAAGGTTAAGgtaaagataaagaaaaaggCGAAGGTGAACAAAAAGGCGAAGGTCAAGGTGAAGTCGAAGGTGAAGGAGGTAAAGGTAAAGGTGAAGCTGAGGTGaaagtgatggtgatggtgaaggtaaAGGTGAAGGTTAATGTAAAGATAAAGGAAAATGCGAAGGTAAAGGTAAAGGCGAAGGTGAACGAAAAGGCGAAGGTAAAGGTGAAGGTGAAGGCAAAAGTAaaggtgaaggtgaaggtataagcatgggtaaaagtGAAGCGAAAGGTGATGGTGAGGCTAAATCTTGGGGTGACCATTCGGGAGCCCCCCACATATAGAGATAACGGACCTGTTCAAGCTGTACGTTTCAATGGTTTTGGTCATGCGCACGACCGTGACACAGAGGACTGAGATTAGCACTATTACCACACACAGGGTAACCGCACGTATGATGAGATTTTTTTCACTGCCGTCAATGCTATCGAGAGAATCTTGTATTAGCACATGCTGAGATCAGCAAACCAGCTAGCACTTATTCTAACTTACAGCGAGGACACAAAAAGCGGGCCATGCTTAACacctttgaccaatcagattcggcttgaacaccgtaaacattttgaaaaaaaagttccAGCCAATCAGGTTAGGGTGTTCCCACGCTCAATCGACAGACAAAAATAGAAGAGTAATAAATATTCTGAGAGGACTACTTTCGATATACACGCTGTGCAATGAATTATCCGGCAGAACTTAGGTATATTTCTGTGTAATGTGAAagaaaaataggcaaaatacTAAAGCAATCATGCCCAAAAGAGCTATCCGATAAGGCCCGCACGGCCCAAGTTTCCCACGGTCGACTACACGTACGAGGTCAAATAAACAACGtcgaatctgattggtcaaaattGTCTAGCATGGCccgctttctgtgtcctcactgtaaAATGGATCTGAAATCATATATATCAGATATATATGGATCTGaaatcatatatatatatataattagcCTCCTTTTTCGAggcagaaaataaaataaactctAAAAAAATGACGTTATGCTCAGAATAAAGGATCAGCTCCTCTGTCTTATTGAAGTACCCGCGGGAGAAGTACGACCCGCCCATCTTCCTCTCTAGACCTGTCTTTTCCTTAGCAATAAGGAACATCCGATATCCTAGCAACTGCAATAACGTACTCTctcctttgttgtttttaatggTAACAATAAGCCATTCAATCATTGTGTCGATCAATCCCGTATAGAAATTCAGCGCATCTTGAATGGTCATTTTGAACACGCAATTCCCTACTTCTCCTCTACTTCTAAAATCGGTCACATCTCGTATGAATACTTCTCGACTTTGCAAAGATTGCTGACCCTCTGACCAGTTAATGATGCTCTTGATGTTTTTGTCTGTATTCAAGCGGGCTTTGAGCAGATCATTACCAACGGATGAGCTGTTAGGGGAACTGATACAAAGCACCGTGGCTCCTCTTTCTATCTGGAGAGAGTGGATCAGTTTTGCAAGGAGTATGCTTGTCTCTACGCCTGAAAAAATGACACCAAATTTAGTACAAAACCTTTGAAACCTGTGACATGCGTAGCTATTTGGGCAACGAAGGTATGTATCCTAAATTCTACTATGTCCTATTTCTATAAttatcaaaattatttttaaaagcaaAAGCAGTGGTTTTCCATTGTTTAACCCAGTCAATGATTTGGATTGATTGATTGCTAGTCATCTGTACATACGGTACCCCAGGGGTAGGGGGCAGAGCGGTGCTTGGATATTAGCACAACGAGTGACCCGAAATAATTTGGGGGACAAAAAACGTTTTCAGGCATTTTCTGGGTTCAATACTTACGACATGAAGCAGGATGGCGTATTGGGGGCATAATCCTATACAACTTTACGATGTCGTGCAGCTAAAAGTCGAGTCCTTGTAATATTAGTACTTGAGAAATTGTTAAAGATAATAAATCAGCTATTTTGTGGGTAAAAAAATTAGTGTCGGATATTTTTAAAGGTGGTAGGTTTCTACACTTTGTAATTGTTACATAGGAATTTTGTGCTctgttgcccccccccccaacaggtgcgtacccaggattggctgaggatGGGGTGCGTagttaccccccccccccccctccaacacgtgcgtacccaggattggctgaggatGGGGTGCGTAGTTATaggaatcatatggaaaaagcatagaattggaagattccttaataagataCCGTTTTGTATCTCTCTTTGTATTCCTTTCTGATGGTCTCCAGAGCTCGGTGCGTGTCTATGCTAACGAACGTGAGTAGCCCTGGCACCGAGATGATTGAGACGCTTAGGATCTTTACCGTCTGGATTCTCCGTACCCACACGGACGTAGTATTGTTCTGGCTGCTTCGAGACCCCTCCTCTGAGTTTAGAATATCTACTTGATAAGGCCGGAAATGTTTCATCCAGTCTCTCCTTGAAGgagaaaaataatgaaaataaagaaaatggaaatgaataaataaataaagaaaaaaacaattaatcaaacaaacaaacaaatatttataataataatgataatggtggtggtggtggaggtggtagtggtgatggtggtggtgtgagTTCTAAGGCTTTCGTCCGAAGATTTGCAGCACCCTATAGCATCCGTCGGAGCATCAAAGCTTTGCTAGTTCTCTTTGCTAgctctctttctttctcaaATAGTAGGAATAGAACCTAATAAGCCAATCATAGTGCGCATACTACTTTAGCTATATGATACGTAAAATATGATTAGCTATATGATAAGATATAATATGATATATGATTCAAATAAGACGCCTATTCGAGGGAGGCGCTTtctacaaaatatttttttaatctctaGATAAAAATTAAAAGGGGGCAAAAGATCTTACCCAAGACCATAACAAACAAGCTTTCAACGATAGGTAGGCAGTCCATCAGCACATTCAGACCAGAGGGATTATTCAGGGGAGGCGCTTACTTATATTTTCACCCTTTGCGAGGCGCTTActtatattttcataattgcgaggcgcttattcgggggaggcgcttacttatattttcttaattgCGAGGCGCTTActtatattttcataattgcgaggcgcttattcgggggaggcgcttactTATATTTCCCCCCTTTGCGAGGCGCTTActtatattttcataattgCGAGGTgtttattcgggggaggcgcttactTATATTTCCCCCTTTGCGAGGCGCTTActtatattttcataattgcgaggcgcttattcgggggaggcgcttactTATATTTTCTCACTTTGCGAGGCGCTTACTTATATTTTCCCCCTTtgcgaggcgcttatttatatttttataattgcgaggcgcttattcgggggaggcgcttactTATATTTCCCCCTTTGCGAGGCGCTTActtatattttcataattgcgaggcgcttattcgggggaggcgcttactTATATTTTCCCCCTTTGCGAGGCGCTTActtatattttcataattgcgaggcgcttattcgggggaggcgcttactTATATTTTCCCCCTTTGCGAGGCGCTTActtatattttcataattgCGAGGTgtttattcgggggaggcgcttactTATATTTTCCCCCTTTGCGAGGCGCTAActtatattttcataattgCGAGgtgcttattcgggggaggcgcttactTATATTTTCCCCCTTTGCGAGGCGCTTActtatattttcataattgcgaggcgcttattcgggggaggcgcttactTATATTTTCCCCCTTTGCGAGGTGCTCActtatattttcataattgCGAGGTGCTTATTTGGGGGAGGCGCTTACTTATATTTTCACCCTTTGCGAGGCGCTTActtatattttcataattgCGAGGTGCTTActtatattttcataattgCGAGGTGcttacttatattttcttaattgCGAGGCGCTTActtatattttcataattgCGAGGTGCTTATTTGGGGGAGGCGCTTACTTATATTTTCACCCTTTGCGAGGCGCTTActtatattttcataattgCAAGGCGCTTAtacgggggaggcgcttacttatattttcttaattgC encodes:
- the LOC5511137 gene encoding LOW QUALITY PROTEIN: uncharacterized protein LOC5511137 (The sequence of the model RefSeq protein was modified relative to this genomic sequence to represent the inferred CDS: substituted 2 bases at 2 genomic stop codons) yields the protein MAKREWLKGMDNTNPSTEGEKPESQERLDETFPALSSRYSKLRGGVSKQPEQYYVRVGTENPDGVETSILLAKLIHSLQIERGATVLCISSPNSSSVGNDLLKARLNTDKNIKSIINWSEGQQSLQSREVFIRDVTDFRSRGEVGNCVFKMTIQDALNFYTGLIDTMIEWLIVTIKNNKGESTLLQLLGYRMFLIAKEKTGLERKMGGSYFSRGYFNKTEELILYSEHNHVLIQDSLDSIDGSEKNLIIRAVTLCVVIVLISVLCVTVVRMTKTIETYSLNRSRTDELLSAMFPRTVAETLKLGKKVPSEYFDNVTVFFCDIVNFTNMCAMMSSMSVIQMLNDVYSIYDNHIDKYDVYKVETIXDAYMVVSGLPLRNGTKHADEIGLCVAGVVGYKMPRYXLFGDTVNTASRMESTGMPQKVHICESTYDLLTQCNNFNMVFRDTIEVKGKGLMKTYWLLSRIVASDIKDNLSGTQNHGFAQELGLD